A genome region from Bufo gargarizans isolate SCDJY-AF-19 chromosome 2, ASM1485885v1, whole genome shotgun sequence includes the following:
- the LOC122926386 gene encoding phospholipase A2 inhibitor and Ly6/PLAUR domain-containing protein-like, which translates to MTPSVTAILFLTVCVASGWSLKCVQCTGFSNTPCTGGLQDCPSVSDACGTTVIRTRGYRWTSFYYIRSCVSTTECFNNASVTGLYATTASGTTCCFTDNCTTSVPTLPVENYTLNGLMCPSYVETIMEPCDIKNVSSCTGDQIRCVRYSATTTLGEPTPVTMYLYSKALGRNLQKPPQPPR; encoded by the exons ATGACACCCTCAGTCACCGCCATCTTATTCCTGACCGTCTGTGTCGCCTCAG GCTGGTCCTTGAAGTGTGTGCAGTGCACTGGTTTCAGTAACACCCCCTGCACCGGCGGCTTACAGGACTGCCCCTCCGTTAGTGATGCCTGCGGGACGACGGTGATCCGCACCAGAG GATACCGCTGGACGAGCTTTTACTACATCCGCTCCTGTGTGAGTACCACCGAGTGCTTCAATAACGCGAGTGTGACCGGTTTGTACGCGACCACAGCGTCCGGAACGACGTGCTGCTTCACTGACAACTGCACCACCTCCGTACCGACCC TACCAGTGGAAAATTACACCTTGAATGGGTTAATGTGCCCGTCCTATGTGGAAACCATTATGGAACCCTGTGATATAAAGAACGTGTCATCCTGCACCGGAGATCAGATACGTTGTGTCCGATATTCAGCGACTACAACATTAGGTGAGCCCACGCCTGttactatgtatctttatagcaAAGCTTTGGGACGGAACCTACAGAAACCTCCTCAGCCTCCAAGATAA